The following proteins are co-located in the Paraburkholderia phytofirmans PsJN genome:
- a CDS encoding DUF1840 domain-containing protein, with protein MLITFKCRASPDVMMLENLAQYLVGIVGKRLGERGVITHDELGPAIEKLEVAISVDKQERAEHDGHFHEGEDGHEHHEIPPGLAQRAYPFLDMLRAAQKESADIVWGL; from the coding sequence ATGTTGATTACTTTCAAATGCCGCGCCAGCCCGGACGTGATGATGCTGGAAAATCTTGCACAGTATCTTGTCGGCATCGTCGGCAAGCGGCTGGGTGAACGCGGCGTCATCACGCACGACGAACTGGGCCCGGCCATCGAGAAACTCGAAGTGGCGATTTCCGTCGACAAGCAGGAACGTGCCGAGCACGACGGCCATTTCCACGAAGGCGAAGACGGTCACGAGCATCACGAAATTCCGCCGGGACTCGCGCAGCGCGCGTATCCGTTCCTCGACATGCTGCGTGCGGCGCAGAAGGAGAGCGCGGATATCGTCTGGGGTCTCTGA